In one window of Halopiger aswanensis DNA:
- a CDS encoding IclR family transcriptional regulator, whose translation MTAPDRGKSDRRIQSLERGFEVLEYLYQEGETTVSEVAADLDLSTSTAHIYLKTLSELGYVKKAASKYSLSHRFLRLGTKTREQTDIYQAALSEVDKLADETNEVSALGVPERGKRVLLYKSESSEAVYDNPPAGEYTYMHWTALGKAILGHLPRDRVEEIIDQHGLPARTQQTITDESELFDELATINENGYAIEDEERWNGIRSVAVPISNNDNVIGSISVSGPKNRFDQGRIESELVTDLMQSKNVIEVRLAHE comes from the coding sequence ATGACCGCTCCCGATCGCGGAAAGTCCGACCGGCGAATTCAATCGCTCGAGCGGGGATTTGAGGTCCTCGAGTATCTGTATCAGGAAGGGGAGACCACCGTCTCGGAGGTGGCCGCAGACCTCGACCTGTCAACGAGCACGGCTCATATCTATTTGAAAACACTCAGCGAGTTGGGCTATGTGAAAAAAGCGGCGTCGAAATATTCGCTTAGCCACCGCTTCCTTCGATTGGGAACGAAGACTCGAGAGCAGACGGACATCTATCAAGCGGCGCTCTCAGAGGTCGATAAACTAGCTGACGAAACGAACGAGGTTTCCGCGCTCGGTGTTCCGGAACGGGGAAAACGAGTCTTGTTGTATAAATCAGAGAGTTCCGAGGCAGTGTACGATAATCCTCCCGCCGGCGAGTACACGTATATGCATTGGACCGCGCTCGGAAAGGCAATACTCGGTCACTTGCCACGAGACCGAGTCGAGGAGATAATTGATCAACACGGGCTCCCGGCCAGAACTCAGCAGACGATCACTGACGAGTCCGAACTGTTCGACGAGTTAGCGACGATCAATGAAAACGGGTATGCCATCGAAGATGAGGAACGGTGGAACGGGATTCGGTCGGTTGCAGTGCCGATCTCGAATAACGATAATGTGATCGGCTCAATTTCTGTCTCAGGGCCGAAAAATAGGTTCGACCAAGGTCGTATCGAATCCGAACTAGTCACCGATCTTATGCAGTCGAAAAACGTAATCGAAGTCAGGTTGGCACACGAATGA
- a CDS encoding universal stress protein — protein sequence MYDHILVPTDGRESTEQAIDEAIALARENSATLHTLYVVNSAAIAPGIEFADLEDIGQQAVEYVRDRATDAGVEQVVCEVTHGLRHRAILQYAEEHDIDLIVIGRHRELDHLVYGSVSKLVSDNASVPVLIIE from the coding sequence ATGTACGATCACATTCTCGTTCCGACTGACGGACGCGAGAGTACCGAGCAGGCGATCGACGAAGCCATCGCTCTCGCCCGTGAAAACAGTGCGACGCTTCACACGCTCTATGTCGTTAATTCGGCCGCGATCGCGCCCGGAATCGAATTCGCCGACCTCGAGGACATCGGCCAGCAGGCCGTCGAATACGTCCGCGATCGCGCGACGGACGCTGGCGTCGAACAGGTCGTTTGTGAGGTGACCCATGGGCTCCGTCACCGCGCGATTCTCCAGTACGCCGAGGAACACGATATCGACCTCATCGTCATCGGTCGCCATCGGGAATTAGACCATCTGGTATACGGAAGCGTCTCGAAACTGGTTTCCGATAACGCGTCGGTCCCAGTGCTAATAATCGAATGA
- a CDS encoding universal stress protein codes for MYDRILIAVDGSDEAEQAAKRGLEFARVFDAAVDVLHVVERRAIQLATAAQKERLRERGTTVLERIEEIASTIGHPVTTELTEGKPSVQIADYATTRNASLIVIGRQGLTGVGKRLLGGVTERLLRRSNVPVFVVPKAAPDEEVEYSDVLVPTDGSEIAADAARHGAAVGQRYDSTVHVLNVVDIQAAGGAFNAGGLDREFVDRLEANGEAIVDDVATTIDDTPPTVTTAVVRTTSFGGVAAGVREYVDENDIDLIVMGARGRSNLGRRVLGSVTSALLRTVDIPILAVTRSS; via the coding sequence ATGTACGATCGGATCCTGATCGCCGTCGACGGAAGCGACGAGGCCGAGCAAGCGGCGAAACGCGGACTCGAGTTCGCTCGCGTTTTTGATGCGGCCGTGGACGTCCTCCACGTCGTCGAGCGGCGGGCAATACAGTTGGCGACGGCCGCGCAGAAGGAACGGCTCCGAGAACGCGGGACGACCGTCCTCGAACGCATCGAGGAGATCGCGTCGACTATCGGTCATCCGGTAACGACGGAGCTGACGGAGGGAAAACCGTCGGTACAAATCGCCGACTACGCGACGACCCGGAATGCGTCGTTGATCGTGATCGGACGGCAGGGGCTCACAGGCGTCGGAAAGCGACTTCTCGGCGGCGTGACGGAGCGGTTGCTTCGCCGGAGTAACGTACCCGTCTTCGTCGTTCCGAAGGCTGCACCGGACGAGGAAGTGGAGTACTCCGACGTACTCGTTCCGACGGACGGCAGCGAGATCGCAGCCGACGCCGCACGACACGGCGCCGCGGTCGGACAGCGGTACGACTCGACGGTCCACGTGCTGAACGTCGTCGATATCCAGGCTGCGGGCGGCGCATTCAATGCGGGTGGCCTCGATCGCGAATTCGTCGACCGACTCGAAGCAAACGGCGAAGCGATCGTCGACGACGTCGCGACGACGATCGACGATACACCTCCGACCGTGACGACCGCCGTCGTTCGGACGACGTCGTTCGGCGGCGTCGCTGCTGGCGTTCGCGAGTACGTTGACGAGAACGATATCGATCTCATCGTTATGGGTGCGCGCGGTCGGTCGAACCTCGGCCGGCGGGTCCTCGGGAGCGTTACCTCCGCCCTCTTACGGACGGTCGATATCCCGATTCTAGCCGTGACGCGGTCATCGTGA
- a CDS encoding DUF2267 domain-containing protein — protein sequence MNFDEFTGEVQHRLELPGTGETVRAIRATLMTLGERIPAGAAEDLAAALPMEIRWYLTGAVGEHGQRFDWREFVSRVSEIEGCEPSTAAYHARVIVDFVRTQVPSSDFQQLRDQLPEDRRDENWEKLFEVVDAGGWGDAEEAQTGGGPQPDTE from the coding sequence ATGAATTTCGACGAGTTCACCGGCGAAGTACAACACCGTCTCGAGCTCCCCGGAACGGGTGAGACCGTCCGGGCGATCCGCGCGACCCTCATGACGCTCGGAGAGCGGATTCCGGCCGGGGCGGCCGAGGACCTCGCGGCGGCGCTGCCGATGGAGATCCGCTGGTACCTGACCGGTGCCGTCGGAGAACACGGCCAGCGGTTCGACTGGCGGGAGTTCGTCTCGCGAGTGAGCGAAATCGAAGGGTGTGAGCCGTCGACGGCGGCATACCACGCTCGCGTCATCGTCGACTTCGTCCGGACGCAGGTCCCGTCGTCGGATTTTCAACAGCTCCGAGACCAACTTCCGGAAGATCGTCGAGACGAAAACTGGGAGAAGCTGTTCGAAGTCGTGGATGCCGGCGGCTGGGGAGACGCGGAAGAGGCGCAGACGGGCGGTGGACCGCAACCAGATACTGAGTGA
- a CDS encoding dodecin family protein — translation MTAVKVIRVMGTSDESWEAAAHEAFREASQTVDDISGIRVENWTADVEDGDIVEYKATTEIAFPVEH, via the coding sequence ATGACGGCAGTAAAAGTAATCCGCGTTATGGGAACGTCGGACGAATCGTGGGAGGCGGCCGCTCACGAAGCGTTCCGCGAGGCGAGTCAGACGGTCGACGATATCTCCGGTATCCGCGTCGAAAACTGGACCGCAGACGTCGAAGACGGAGATATCGTGGAGTACAAGGCGACGACCGAAATCGCGTTTCCGGTCGAGCACTGA
- a CDS encoding universal stress protein: protein MAPHVLVPLDGSPQSWAAFDYAASNYDAGRITVLHVVNPMEGVYGDYGGGGYYDAQAHERAVERGEELGEEARYRADDAGILATVDLETAVETGATARTILDYAAENDVDHIVMGSHGRSGAARILLGSVAETVTRRAPVPVTIVR, encoded by the coding sequence ATGGCACCGCACGTACTCGTCCCGCTCGACGGGTCGCCGCAATCGTGGGCAGCGTTCGATTACGCGGCTTCGAATTACGACGCCGGGAGGATCACGGTGTTACACGTCGTCAATCCCATGGAAGGCGTGTACGGCGATTACGGGGGCGGCGGATACTACGACGCGCAGGCGCACGAACGGGCCGTCGAACGCGGCGAAGAACTCGGCGAGGAGGCGCGCTACAGAGCCGACGACGCCGGCATCCTCGCGACGGTCGACCTCGAAACCGCAGTCGAAACGGGAGCGACCGCGCGGACGATCCTCGATTACGCCGCGGAGAACGACGTTGACCACATCGTGATGGGGAGTCACGGCCGTTCCGGCGCTGCACGAATTTTACTCGGCAGCGTCGCCGAAACCGTGACCCGTCGAGCGCCGGTTCCGGTGACCATCGTCCGGTGA
- a CDS encoding SOUL family heme-binding protein codes for MRSARNLLLGAVTLLGAWIGWGVYVNRTTERVPSETLERFDGVEIRRYPRTVLAETTAPNARTAFGRLFRYISGANASRDDIAMTAPVAVRGTTVPMTAPVRTAAESDDVTMAFYLPRTYTPETAPMPTDPDVRLVVEPPRTVAVRRFFWYATERRVERERTRLREQLSRRGLEARGEPTLLQYNDPWTPPFMRTNEVEVRLEEVPERLRTADR; via the coding sequence ATGCGATCCGCCCGAAACCTACTGCTCGGTGCCGTCACCCTGTTGGGAGCGTGGATCGGTTGGGGAGTGTACGTCAATCGAACGACCGAGCGCGTTCCCTCGGAAACGCTCGAGCGCTTCGACGGCGTCGAGATCCGCCGCTATCCCCGAACCGTCCTCGCGGAGACGACGGCGCCGAACGCGAGGACGGCGTTCGGGCGCCTCTTTCGTTACATCTCTGGCGCGAACGCGAGCCGCGACGACATCGCGATGACCGCACCGGTCGCCGTCCGCGGGACAACGGTTCCGATGACGGCCCCGGTACGGACGGCAGCCGAGAGTGACGACGTGACGATGGCGTTCTACCTTCCGCGTACGTACACGCCGGAAACCGCCCCGATGCCGACCGATCCCGACGTGCGCCTCGTCGTCGAACCGCCGCGGACGGTCGCAGTGCGCCGATTCTTCTGGTACGCGACCGAGAGGCGAGTCGAGCGAGAACGGACGCGACTGCGCGAACAACTCTCCCGGCGGGGCCTCGAGGCCCGTGGCGAGCCGACGCTATTGCAGTACAACGATCCGTGGACGCCGCCGTTCATGCGAACGAACGAAGTCGAAGTCCGTCTCGAGGAAGTCCCCGAACGGCTCCGAACGGCGGACCGATAA
- a CDS encoding ABC transporter ATP-binding protein — MSSAESQAIELESLTKYYGDVRGIEDLTFTVRRGEIFGFLGPNGAGKSTAIRVLLGLLRPTDGAASLLGRDVTDRTALCEAKRHVGYLPSDATFYNRVTGSAVLDYFARLRGDDRRAELLERFPVPLDRNVKAYSSGNRQKLAIVAAFMHEPELVIMDEPTSGLDPLVQNEFYELLEERRDAGRTSFFSSHVLSEVRRVCDRVGIIKNGRLIELDTVENILAEGGTVVTVRLAEDPPPDALEFPGVARVERHDSDDGEYQLVLAREFDALIDRLGNYTVLELEVREASIEDVFIHFYGDEPGSEPREGRTTP, encoded by the coding sequence GTGAGCAGCGCCGAATCGCAGGCGATCGAACTCGAGTCCCTGACGAAGTATTACGGCGACGTTCGGGGGATCGAAGACCTCACGTTCACCGTCCGTCGAGGCGAGATATTCGGCTTTCTCGGACCGAACGGCGCGGGCAAGTCGACGGCGATCCGCGTGCTCCTCGGCCTGTTACGGCCCACCGACGGCGCGGCGTCGCTGCTCGGCCGAGACGTAACGGACCGAACGGCACTGTGCGAGGCGAAGCGACACGTCGGTTACCTTCCCAGCGACGCCACGTTCTACAACCGCGTGACGGGCTCGGCGGTACTCGATTACTTCGCTCGACTGCGCGGCGACGACCGTCGCGCGGAACTCCTCGAGCGATTTCCCGTTCCCCTCGACCGGAACGTGAAGGCGTACTCGAGCGGCAACAGGCAAAAACTCGCTATCGTCGCGGCGTTCATGCACGAACCCGAGCTCGTGATCATGGACGAACCGACGTCCGGCCTGGACCCGCTCGTCCAGAACGAGTTCTACGAACTACTCGAGGAACGACGGGACGCCGGCCGAACGAGTTTCTTCTCCTCGCACGTCCTGAGCGAAGTGCGACGGGTCTGCGATCGCGTCGGCATCATCAAGAACGGCCGGTTGATCGAACTCGATACCGTCGAGAATATTCTCGCCGAAGGCGGCACCGTCGTCACCGTGCGGTTGGCCGAGGATCCGCCCCCGGACGCGCTCGAGTTCCCCGGTGTCGCGCGCGTCGAACGGCACGATAGCGACGACGGCGAGTATCAACTGGTTCTCGCGCGGGAGTTCGACGCGTTGATCGACCGTCTGGGCAACTATACCGTCCTCGAACTGGAAGTTCGCGAGGCGTCGATCGAGGACGTGTTCATCCACTTTTACGGCGACGAACCTGGGTCGGAACCGAGGGAGGGACGGACGACACCGTAA
- a CDS encoding universal stress protein, whose protein sequence is MPDRILVPVDGSPLSKRALEVACDEYGTAEITALHVIDPTEPGYSIFGVEYDPSTAPRHGSEAWYERATELADELFEELDALADEHGVSIRTETVVGRPDREIISYATDEDVDQIIVGSHGRGEESRLLLGSVTEAVAFRAPVRVSLIR, encoded by the coding sequence ATGCCCGATCGAATTCTCGTTCCCGTGGACGGGTCCCCGCTGTCGAAGCGTGCACTCGAGGTGGCGTGCGACGAGTACGGCACGGCCGAGATCACGGCGCTGCACGTGATCGATCCGACCGAACCGGGCTACAGTATCTTCGGCGTCGAGTACGATCCCTCGACGGCCCCGCGACACGGATCCGAAGCGTGGTATGAACGAGCGACGGAACTCGCCGACGAACTGTTCGAAGAGTTGGACGCGCTGGCGGACGAGCACGGCGTTTCGATTCGAACAGAGACGGTCGTCGGTCGACCCGACCGCGAGATTATTTCGTACGCGACGGACGAGGACGTCGATCAGATCATCGTCGGGAGCCACGGCCGGGGCGAAGAATCGCGGCTCCTTCTCGGTAGTGTCACCGAAGCAGTCGCGTTCCGTGCGCCGGTTCGAGTGTCGTTGATCCGCTGA
- a CDS encoding pyridoxamine 5'-phosphate oxidase family protein → MTVDELREYGLLPMDDEEISGFLSSQRTGVLGLLAEDVPYLLPLSYGYDGEERLYFTYLVGSRSQKAELSEATDTARFLVYKVDTMYNWESVLLTGRLDPVPETEWDGLEELLNDIWRPSVLQSGALSGDVTIYEFRIDEQTGIKHQGLPPRLESTRE, encoded by the coding sequence ATGACCGTCGACGAACTACGCGAGTATGGACTGCTACCGATGGACGACGAAGAAATCAGCGGCTTCCTCTCGAGCCAACGAACGGGCGTGCTCGGTCTCCTCGCGGAAGACGTTCCGTATCTTCTTCCCCTCTCCTACGGGTACGACGGGGAAGAACGGCTCTATTTCACGTACCTCGTCGGCTCACGCAGCCAGAAAGCGGAGTTAAGCGAGGCGACCGATACCGCGAGATTCCTCGTGTACAAGGTCGATACGATGTATAACTGGGAAAGCGTTCTCTTGACGGGGCGCCTCGATCCCGTGCCGGAAACGGAATGGGATGGCCTCGAAGAGCTTTTAAACGACATCTGGCGGCCATCGGTCCTCCAGTCCGGCGCTCTATCCGGCGACGTCACCATCTACGAATTCCGTATCGACGAACAGACAGGAATCAAACATCAGGGGCTTCCACCGCGTCTCGAATCGACCCGCGAATGA
- a CDS encoding CBS domain-containing protein, whose protein sequence is MAFPIRVTDVMSSPVRTIRPDATAAEAATTCHEEGIGSLVVVENGELAGLVTNEDFVRFLGEATTPKDRPLHEFMTTEVVTITADAPIGDAVERMFENDIARLVVEDGDELVGLVSTDDVVRYVPQIFQRHEFDYSPPAQFRYRVRRDTAYESPEWEVESVGLSDERVSVGDRVEFTKTITEADVRAFATASGDTNRLHLDESYARDTRFGRRIVHGTLVSGLISAALARLPGVTIYVSADLSFLSPVDIGDRVTAVCEVIEEYGRNKFQLTTDVIGADGDRVLEGQAAVLVDEPPETATVEFESIPSRSDS, encoded by the coding sequence ATGGCGTTTCCAATTCGAGTTACCGACGTCATGAGTAGCCCCGTACGGACGATCCGTCCCGACGCGACAGCGGCCGAGGCGGCAACGACGTGTCACGAAGAAGGAATCGGATCGCTCGTCGTCGTCGAGAACGGTGAGCTCGCCGGACTCGTGACAAACGAGGACTTCGTTCGATTTCTCGGCGAGGCAACGACACCGAAAGACCGTCCCCTCCACGAGTTCATGACCACCGAGGTCGTGACGATTACTGCGGACGCGCCGATCGGGGATGCGGTCGAGAGAATGTTCGAAAACGATATCGCTCGACTCGTCGTCGAAGACGGCGACGAACTGGTCGGACTCGTCAGCACGGACGACGTCGTCCGGTACGTCCCACAAATCTTCCAGCGGCACGAATTCGACTATTCTCCCCCGGCCCAGTTCCGGTATCGCGTTCGCCGCGATACGGCCTACGAATCGCCCGAGTGGGAGGTCGAAAGCGTCGGTCTCTCCGACGAACGCGTCAGCGTCGGCGACCGCGTCGAATTCACGAAGACGATCACGGAAGCGGACGTCCGAGCGTTTGCGACCGCCAGCGGAGATACGAACCGACTGCACCTCGACGAATCGTACGCGCGTGACACGCGGTTCGGTCGACGAATCGTCCACGGAACGCTCGTCAGCGGGCTGATCAGCGCGGCGCTGGCCCGACTTCCCGGGGTGACGATTTACGTCTCGGCGGACCTCTCCTTTCTCTCACCGGTCGACATCGGCGACCGAGTAACCGCCGTCTGTGAGGTTATCGAAGAGTACGGCCGAAACAAATTCCAACTCACTACGGACGTGATCGGCGCGGACGGCGACCGCGTACTCGAGGGACAAGCTGCCGTGCTCGTCGACGAACCGCCCGAGACGGCTACTGTCGAATTCGAATCGATTCCGTCGCGATCGGACAGCTAA
- a CDS encoding calcium-translocating P-type ATPase, PMCA-type, with the protein MSEQPHELPADRVVERLESRRDGLTVDEARRRLADRGENEIVSGGGRSPVDIFVAQFNSVLIWVLLAAAALSIWVGHAVDAVLIAIIVVANGIFGFVQDYRAERSLESLRELAAPTAAVRRAGEKREISATGLVPGDVIVLRGGDVVPADARLLEATDLEVDEAALTGESVPVAKSSDPVAAETPLAERKGMVYKGTSVTRGKGVAVVTETGMETEVGEIARELAATEETRTPLQDELDELGRNLGLGVLVLSAFVAPLLLLRGTDAVQAALTAVSLAVAAVPEGLPAVVTLTLALGVRQMSEENALVRRLPAVEALGAVDVICTDKTGTLTRGEMTVSRLWVNDAVVDLESDESEPTAVSSREERLLEIAALCNDATLDDGGDPTEQALLAAADRIGIDVAERRSENPRTGEVPFSSERKWMGTVHGDVGYVKGAPEVVVENCDRILTADGPKPLTDERCERVETTVRAFGDDALRVLAMAFREEPAGPDDLADGLTFVGLTGLIDPPRAEVADAIAETNRAGIDVKMVTGDNVRTARAIAESLGIGTTVLEGREVERMDDETLRERVAAVDVFARTSPEHKVRILQAMQGRGNDVAMTGDGVNDAPALKNADVGVAMGIRGTDVARQASDIVLLDDNYATIERAVERGRGIFDNVWKFVAYLLTANVAEVAIVFLASLYGYLILPAVQLLWINLLTDGLPALALGVDPVSGDVMERPPRDPDRGIIGRPMLGLIGGIGAVTTVVLLALMYYTLEGAAAVTPYAMTMVFTAFVFLEFAGLYVIRWLRETPMLSNPWLTAAVATSALLQLAVLYTPLNRYFGTVPLSPTDWGIITVVLAVTLPGYLAVAVLVRRLER; encoded by the coding sequence GTGTCCGAGCAGCCACACGAACTGCCGGCCGACCGCGTCGTCGAGCGCCTCGAGTCCCGCCGCGATGGACTGACAGTCGACGAGGCCCGGCGACGGCTCGCGGACCGCGGCGAGAACGAGATCGTCAGCGGCGGCGGTCGGTCGCCGGTCGATATCTTCGTCGCGCAGTTCAATAGCGTCCTGATCTGGGTCCTGCTCGCCGCAGCGGCCCTTTCGATCTGGGTGGGCCACGCCGTCGACGCGGTCCTCATCGCGATTATCGTCGTAGCGAACGGCATTTTCGGCTTCGTCCAAGACTACCGGGCCGAACGGAGCCTCGAGTCGCTGCGCGAACTGGCTGCGCCGACGGCCGCGGTTCGACGAGCGGGTGAGAAACGTGAGATAAGCGCAACGGGGCTGGTTCCCGGCGACGTTATCGTCCTGCGCGGCGGTGACGTCGTCCCCGCGGACGCTCGACTCCTCGAGGCGACCGATCTCGAGGTCGACGAAGCGGCACTGACCGGGGAGAGCGTCCCGGTTGCGAAGTCGTCCGACCCGGTCGCGGCGGAGACGCCGCTGGCGGAACGCAAGGGCATGGTCTACAAGGGGACCAGCGTCACTCGCGGCAAGGGCGTTGCCGTCGTCACGGAAACGGGCATGGAAACCGAAGTCGGCGAAATCGCTCGCGAACTCGCCGCGACCGAGGAGACGCGAACGCCCCTACAGGACGAACTCGACGAACTGGGGCGAAACCTTGGGCTCGGCGTCCTCGTGCTTTCGGCGTTCGTCGCACCGTTGTTGCTCCTCCGCGGGACGGACGCCGTCCAGGCAGCCCTGACTGCGGTGTCGCTGGCCGTCGCCGCGGTCCCCGAAGGACTACCGGCCGTGGTCACGCTCACGCTCGCGCTCGGCGTCCGGCAAATGTCCGAGGAGAACGCGCTCGTCCGGCGGCTTCCGGCCGTCGAGGCACTCGGCGCCGTTGACGTCATCTGCACCGACAAGACGGGCACGCTCACGAGGGGTGAGATGACCGTCAGCCGGCTCTGGGTCAACGACGCCGTCGTCGACCTCGAGTCGGACGAGTCCGAGCCGACGGCGGTCAGCAGCCGCGAGGAACGCCTCCTCGAGATCGCTGCGCTGTGTAACGACGCGACGCTCGATGACGGTGGCGATCCGACCGAGCAGGCGCTGCTCGCGGCCGCTGATCGGATCGGGATCGACGTCGCCGAACGTCGATCCGAGAACCCGCGGACCGGCGAGGTGCCGTTCTCCTCGGAGCGGAAGTGGATGGGAACCGTCCACGGCGACGTCGGCTACGTCAAAGGTGCTCCCGAGGTCGTCGTCGAGAACTGCGATCGGATCCTGACCGCCGACGGACCGAAACCGCTGACCGACGAGCGTTGCGAGCGCGTCGAAACGACGGTCCGAGCGTTCGGCGACGACGCGCTTCGCGTCCTCGCGATGGCGTTCCGCGAAGAACCCGCTGGCCCCGACGATCTCGCCGACGGATTGACATTCGTGGGACTGACCGGACTGATCGATCCGCCCCGCGCGGAGGTCGCCGACGCTATCGCAGAGACGAACCGTGCAGGAATCGACGTGAAGATGGTGACCGGCGACAACGTCCGGACCGCGCGGGCCATCGCCGAATCGCTCGGGATCGGCACGACAGTCCTCGAGGGTCGCGAGGTCGAACGGATGGACGACGAGACGCTTCGCGAACGGGTCGCAGCCGTCGACGTCTTCGCGAGAACCTCGCCGGAACACAAGGTTCGAATCCTGCAGGCGATGCAGGGTCGAGGGAATGACGTGGCGATGACTGGGGATGGCGTCAACGACGCGCCGGCGCTGAAAAACGCCGACGTCGGCGTCGCGATGGGAATTCGAGGAACCGACGTCGCCAGGCAGGCATCGGACATCGTCCTGTTAGACGACAACTACGCGACGATCGAGCGCGCCGTCGAGCGCGGACGGGGGATCTTCGACAACGTTTGGAAGTTCGTCGCATACCTCCTCACCGCAAACGTCGCCGAGGTGGCGATCGTCTTCCTCGCCTCACTGTACGGCTACCTCATCCTGCCGGCCGTCCAGTTGCTGTGGATCAATCTGCTGACCGACGGATTGCCGGCGCTCGCGCTGGGCGTCGACCCCGTGAGCGGCGACGTGATGGAACGGCCGCCGCGCGATCCCGACCGGGGGATCATCGGTCGTCCCATGCTCGGGTTGATCGGCGGTATCGGTGCTGTAACCACCGTGGTCTTGCTCGCACTCATGTACTATACGCTCGAGGGAGCGGCCGCCGTCACGCCGTACGCGATGACGATGGTGTTTACGGCCTTCGTTTTCCTCGAGTTCGCGGGGCTGTACGTCATTCGGTGGCTACGCGAGACGCCGATGCTGTCAAACCCGTGGCTCACGGCCGCCGTCGCGACGTCGGCCCTGCTGCAACTCGCCGTGTTGTATACGCCGCTCAACCGGTACTTCGGGACGGTTCCGCTCAGCCCGACGGACTGGGGAATTATCACCGTCGTCCTCGCGGTGACTCTCCCCGGGTATCTCGCAGTCGCCGTACTCGTCAGACGACTCGAGCGGTGA
- a CDS encoding DUF211 domain-containing protein, whose translation MSPSIRRLVLDVMKPQEPDILELATVVSDRPGVDGVNVALVETDREVQNLKLTIEGDDIDADALEAAIIDLGGTVHSIDQVVCGERLVDQIDTPQDN comes from the coding sequence ATGTCGCCATCGATACGACGGCTCGTCCTCGACGTCATGAAGCCACAGGAACCGGATATTCTCGAACTCGCCACCGTTGTCAGCGACCGCCCGGGTGTCGACGGCGTCAACGTCGCTCTCGTCGAGACCGACCGCGAGGTCCAGAACCTCAAACTCACGATCGAGGGCGACGACATCGACGCGGACGCGCTCGAGGCGGCCATCATCGATCTTGGCGGGACGGTTCATTCGATCGACCAGGTCGTCTGCGGCGAGCGACTCGTCGACCAGATCGACACGCCGCAGGATAACTGA
- a CDS encoding VIT1/CCC1 transporter family protein: MPSLRDRLEALRTLLENDEVRSISRRYFISNGFDGTLTSIGVVVGAYLSGITDGLTVITIGLGAAVGLGTSGVWSVWEIERAEKQAELLRIEQAMLTDLEETTVGQRRAGARKINAVASGIGPLIGILLPLVPFLGQSGGVVSMLGATVLAIGVGVAVLFTFGAYLGSISKQNWIVAGIRMGLAGIVVAILNLFLPG, translated from the coding sequence GTGCCTTCGCTTCGCGACCGCCTCGAGGCCCTCCGAACCCTCCTCGAGAACGACGAGGTCAGATCGATTTCCCGGCGGTACTTCATCTCCAACGGCTTCGACGGGACGCTGACGAGCATCGGCGTCGTCGTCGGTGCCTACCTGTCGGGCATCACCGACGGTCTCACCGTGATCACGATCGGTCTCGGCGCCGCCGTCGGACTCGGGACGTCCGGCGTCTGGAGCGTCTGGGAGATCGAGCGCGCCGAGAAACAGGCCGAGTTACTACGGATCGAGCAAGCCATGCTGACCGATCTCGAGGAGACGACGGTCGGGCAACGGCGGGCGGGTGCTCGCAAGATCAACGCCGTCGCAAGCGGGATCGGGCCGCTGATCGGTATTCTCCTGCCGTTGGTTCCGTTTCTCGGGCAGAGCGGCGGGGTCGTCTCGATGCTCGGGGCGACGGTGCTCGCCATCGGCGTCGGCGTCGCCGTCCTCTTTACGTTCGGCGCGTACCTCGGCTCGATCTCGAAACAGAACTGGATCGTCGCCGGGATCAGAATGGGGCTCGCCGGAATCGTCGTCGCGATCCTGAACCTGTTCCTTCCCGGGTGA